One Trachemys scripta elegans isolate TJP31775 chromosome 4, CAS_Tse_1.0, whole genome shotgun sequence genomic region harbors:
- the AMPD2 gene encoding AMP deaminase 2 isoform X1, translating to MAVEYTRILRGNMLCSTAWDHHLVPVLWETPGRGAWIAPLLLQSLSKCREIHGGLGPRSLQSAHSLPGTLHCLKHFPVDLRTSMDGKYKEIAEELFSRSLVESDMRSAPYEFPEDSPIEQLEERRQRLERQISQDVKLEPDILLRAKQDFLKIDSAADLQLYKEQNEDLVDHLPKERDVLLEREFQRVTISGEETCGVPFTDLLDAAKSVVKALFIREKYMGLSLQSFCKTTARFLEELSGKPLETRFYEEIPETPVAADAPVHPPFTDQHPYEACLPEAMPADLGFGLRMVSGVIHVYTKRDVVDRSTELDLPYPDLQEFIADMNVLMALIINGPIKSFCYRRLQYLSSKFQMHVLLNEMKELAAQKKVPHRDFYNIRKVDTHIHASSCMNQKHLLRFIKRTMKKHLDEIVHVEKGKEQTLKEVFETMNLTAYDLSVDTLDVHADRNTFHRFDKFNTKYNPIGESILREIFIKTDNQVSGKYFAHIIKEVMSDLEESKYQNAELRLSIYGRSRDEWDKLAKWAVSHKVHSNNVRWLVQVPRLFDVYRTKKQLANFQEMLENIFLPLFEATIHPASHPELHLFLEHVDGFDSVDDESKPEHRIFNQDSPLPGTWVEEDNPPYSYYLYYMYANMTVLNHLRRKRGFHTFVLRPHCGEAGPIHHLVSAFMLSENISHGLLLRKAPVLQYLYYLAQIGIAMSPLSNNSLFLSYHRNPLPEYLSRGLMVSLSTDDPLQFHFTKEPLMEEYSIATQVWKLSSCDMCELARNSVLMSGFSHKVKSYWLGPNYLKEGSEGNDIRRTNVPDIRVSYRFETLCQELTLITQAVQTAELETIQEEDSLIMSSSLGTQ from the exons AGATCCATGGTGGGCTGGGGCCTCGATCACTGCAGTCTGCCCACTCTCTGCCAGGGACTCTGCATTGCCTGAAGCACTTCCCTGTTGACCTGCGCACCTCCATGGATGGCAAGTACAAGGAAATCGCTGAG GAGCTGTTCTCCCGCTCGCTGGTGGAGAGCGACATGCGTAGCGCCCCCTACGAGTTCCCCGAGGACAGCCCCATTGAGCAGTTGGAGGAGAGGCGCCAGCGGCTGGAGCGGCAGATCAGCCAGGACGTGAA ACTAGAACCCGACATTTTACTAAGAGCCAAACAGGACTTCTTGAAAATTGACAGTGCTGCTGACTTACA GCTATATAAGGAGCAGAACGAGGACCTGGTGGATCATCTCCCCAAGGAGAGGGATGTGCTGCTGGAGAGAGAGTTCCAGAGGGTCACCATCTCTGGGGAAGAGACATGTGGG GTGCCTTTCACAGACCTGCTAGATGCAGCCAAGAGCGTGGTGAAGGCACTGTTCATCCGGGAGAAGTACATGGGGCTCTCCCTGCAGAGCTTCTGCAAGACCACCGCCCGCTTCTTGGAGGAGCTCTCTGGGAAACCGCTGGAGACCCGGTTCTATGAGGAGATCCCAGAGACCCCCGTGGCTGCAG ATGCTCCTGTGCACCCCCCATTCACAGACCAGCACCCCTACGAGGCCTGCCTCCCTGAGGCCATGCCGGCCGACCTGGGCTTCGGCCTCAGGATGGTCAGCGGCGTGATCCACGTCTACACCAAGCGCGATGTCGTGgacag GAGCACAGAGCTGGACCTGCCGTACCCCGACCTGCAGGAGTTCATCGCCGACATGAATGTCTTGATGGCTCTGATCATCAATGGCCCCAT AAAATCCTTCTGCTACCGGCGGCTGCAGTACCTGAGCTCCAAGTTCCAGATGCACGTCCTACTCAACGAGATGAAGGAGCTGGCGGCTCAGAAGAAGGTCCCCCACCGGGACTTCTACAACATCCGCAAG gTGGACACGCACATCCACGCCTCATCCTGCATGAACCAGAAGCACCTGCTGCGCTTCATCAAGCGCACCATGAAGAAGCACCTGGACGAGATCGTGCACGTGGAGAAGGGCAAGGAGCAGACCCTGAAGGAGGTCTTCGAGACCATGAACCTCACGGCCTATGACCTCAGCGTGGATACACTGGATGTCCATGCG GACCGTAACACCTTCCACCGCTTTGACAAGTTCAACACCAAGTACAACCCCATCGGGGAGTCCATCCTGCGCGAGATCTTCATCAAGACGGACAACCAGGTCTCGGGAAAGTACTTCGCTCACATCATCAAG GAGGTGATGTCCGACCTGGAGGAGAGCAAGTATCAGAATGCGGAGCTGCGGCTCTCCATATACGGCCGGTCACGGGACGAGTGGGACAAGCTGGCCAAGTGGGCCGTGAGCCACAAGGTGCATTCCAACAACGTGCGCTGGCTGGTGCAGGTGCCACGCCTCTT cGATGTGTACCGCACCAAGAAGCAGCTGGCCAACTTTCAGGAGATGCTGGAGAATATTTTCCTGCCCCTCTTCGAAGCCACCatccatcctgccagccacccagaGCTACACCTCTTCCTGGAGCAC GTGGACGGCTTTGACAGCGTGGATGACGAATCCAAGCCAGAGCATCGCATCTTCAACCAGGACAGCCCCCTGCCCGGGACCTGGGTTGAAGAAGACAATCCGCCCTACTCGTACTACCTGTACTACATGTACGCCAACATGACGGTGCTGAACCACCTGCGCAG GAAGAGGGGCTTCCACACCTTTGTCCTGCGCCCTCACTGTGGGGAGGCGGGCCCAATCCACCACCTGGTGTCAGCCTTCATGCTGTCGGAGAACATCTCGCATGGGCTGCTGCTCCGCAAG GCGCCTGTGCTGCAGTACCTCTACTACCTAGCCCAGATTGGCATCGCCATGTCCCCGCTCAGCAACAACAGTCTCTTCCTGAGCTACCACCGCAACCCATTGCCCGAGTATCTGTCCCGCGGCCTGATGGTCTCGCTCTCCACTGATGACCCCCTGCAGTTCCACTTCACCAAG GAGCCCCTGATGGAGGAGTACAGCATCGCCACGCAGGTGTGGAAGCTCAGCTCCTGCGACATGTGCGAACTTGCTCGCAACAGCGTGCTCATGAGCGGCTTCTCCCACAAG GTGAAGAGCTACTGGCTGGGACCCAATTACCTGAAGGAAGGGTCTGAGGGGAACGACATCAGACGCACCAACGTGCCGGACATCCGGGTGAGCTACCGCTTTGAAACGCTGTGCCAGGAGCTGACGCTCATCACACAGGCCGTGCAGACGGCAGAGCTGGAGACCATCCAGGAAGAGGACTCCCTGATCATGAGCTCCAGCCTGGGCACGCAGTGA
- the AMPD2 gene encoding AMP deaminase 2 isoform X3 has product MAVEYTRILRGNMLCSTAWDHHLVPVLWETPGRGAWIAPLLLQSLSKCREIHGGLGPRSLQSAHSLPGTLHCLKHFPVDLRTSMDGKYKEIAEELFSRSLVESDMRSAPYEFPEDSPIEQLEERRQRLERQISQDVKLYKEQNEDLVDHLPKERDVLLEREFQRVTISGEETCGVPFTDLLDAAKSVVKALFIREKYMGLSLQSFCKTTARFLEELSGKPLETRFYEEIPETPVAADAPVHPPFTDQHPYEACLPEAMPADLGFGLRMVSGVIHVYTKRDVVDRSTELDLPYPDLQEFIADMNVLMALIINGPIKSFCYRRLQYLSSKFQMHVLLNEMKELAAQKKVPHRDFYNIRKVDTHIHASSCMNQKHLLRFIKRTMKKHLDEIVHVEKGKEQTLKEVFETMNLTAYDLSVDTLDVHADRNTFHRFDKFNTKYNPIGESILREIFIKTDNQVSGKYFAHIIKEVMSDLEESKYQNAELRLSIYGRSRDEWDKLAKWAVSHKVHSNNVRWLVQVPRLFDVYRTKKQLANFQEMLENIFLPLFEATIHPASHPELHLFLEHVDGFDSVDDESKPEHRIFNQDSPLPGTWVEEDNPPYSYYLYYMYANMTVLNHLRRKRGFHTFVLRPHCGEAGPIHHLVSAFMLSENISHGLLLRKAPVLQYLYYLAQIGIAMSPLSNNSLFLSYHRNPLPEYLSRGLMVSLSTDDPLQFHFTKEPLMEEYSIATQVWKLSSCDMCELARNSVLMSGFSHKVKSYWLGPNYLKEGSEGNDIRRTNVPDIRVSYRFETLCQELTLITQAVQTAELETIQEEDSLIMSSSLGTQ; this is encoded by the exons AGATCCATGGTGGGCTGGGGCCTCGATCACTGCAGTCTGCCCACTCTCTGCCAGGGACTCTGCATTGCCTGAAGCACTTCCCTGTTGACCTGCGCACCTCCATGGATGGCAAGTACAAGGAAATCGCTGAG GAGCTGTTCTCCCGCTCGCTGGTGGAGAGCGACATGCGTAGCGCCCCCTACGAGTTCCCCGAGGACAGCCCCATTGAGCAGTTGGAGGAGAGGCGCCAGCGGCTGGAGCGGCAGATCAGCCAGGACGTGAA GCTATATAAGGAGCAGAACGAGGACCTGGTGGATCATCTCCCCAAGGAGAGGGATGTGCTGCTGGAGAGAGAGTTCCAGAGGGTCACCATCTCTGGGGAAGAGACATGTGGG GTGCCTTTCACAGACCTGCTAGATGCAGCCAAGAGCGTGGTGAAGGCACTGTTCATCCGGGAGAAGTACATGGGGCTCTCCCTGCAGAGCTTCTGCAAGACCACCGCCCGCTTCTTGGAGGAGCTCTCTGGGAAACCGCTGGAGACCCGGTTCTATGAGGAGATCCCAGAGACCCCCGTGGCTGCAG ATGCTCCTGTGCACCCCCCATTCACAGACCAGCACCCCTACGAGGCCTGCCTCCCTGAGGCCATGCCGGCCGACCTGGGCTTCGGCCTCAGGATGGTCAGCGGCGTGATCCACGTCTACACCAAGCGCGATGTCGTGgacag GAGCACAGAGCTGGACCTGCCGTACCCCGACCTGCAGGAGTTCATCGCCGACATGAATGTCTTGATGGCTCTGATCATCAATGGCCCCAT AAAATCCTTCTGCTACCGGCGGCTGCAGTACCTGAGCTCCAAGTTCCAGATGCACGTCCTACTCAACGAGATGAAGGAGCTGGCGGCTCAGAAGAAGGTCCCCCACCGGGACTTCTACAACATCCGCAAG gTGGACACGCACATCCACGCCTCATCCTGCATGAACCAGAAGCACCTGCTGCGCTTCATCAAGCGCACCATGAAGAAGCACCTGGACGAGATCGTGCACGTGGAGAAGGGCAAGGAGCAGACCCTGAAGGAGGTCTTCGAGACCATGAACCTCACGGCCTATGACCTCAGCGTGGATACACTGGATGTCCATGCG GACCGTAACACCTTCCACCGCTTTGACAAGTTCAACACCAAGTACAACCCCATCGGGGAGTCCATCCTGCGCGAGATCTTCATCAAGACGGACAACCAGGTCTCGGGAAAGTACTTCGCTCACATCATCAAG GAGGTGATGTCCGACCTGGAGGAGAGCAAGTATCAGAATGCGGAGCTGCGGCTCTCCATATACGGCCGGTCACGGGACGAGTGGGACAAGCTGGCCAAGTGGGCCGTGAGCCACAAGGTGCATTCCAACAACGTGCGCTGGCTGGTGCAGGTGCCACGCCTCTT cGATGTGTACCGCACCAAGAAGCAGCTGGCCAACTTTCAGGAGATGCTGGAGAATATTTTCCTGCCCCTCTTCGAAGCCACCatccatcctgccagccacccagaGCTACACCTCTTCCTGGAGCAC GTGGACGGCTTTGACAGCGTGGATGACGAATCCAAGCCAGAGCATCGCATCTTCAACCAGGACAGCCCCCTGCCCGGGACCTGGGTTGAAGAAGACAATCCGCCCTACTCGTACTACCTGTACTACATGTACGCCAACATGACGGTGCTGAACCACCTGCGCAG GAAGAGGGGCTTCCACACCTTTGTCCTGCGCCCTCACTGTGGGGAGGCGGGCCCAATCCACCACCTGGTGTCAGCCTTCATGCTGTCGGAGAACATCTCGCATGGGCTGCTGCTCCGCAAG GCGCCTGTGCTGCAGTACCTCTACTACCTAGCCCAGATTGGCATCGCCATGTCCCCGCTCAGCAACAACAGTCTCTTCCTGAGCTACCACCGCAACCCATTGCCCGAGTATCTGTCCCGCGGCCTGATGGTCTCGCTCTCCACTGATGACCCCCTGCAGTTCCACTTCACCAAG GAGCCCCTGATGGAGGAGTACAGCATCGCCACGCAGGTGTGGAAGCTCAGCTCCTGCGACATGTGCGAACTTGCTCGCAACAGCGTGCTCATGAGCGGCTTCTCCCACAAG GTGAAGAGCTACTGGCTGGGACCCAATTACCTGAAGGAAGGGTCTGAGGGGAACGACATCAGACGCACCAACGTGCCGGACATCCGGGTGAGCTACCGCTTTGAAACGCTGTGCCAGGAGCTGACGCTCATCACACAGGCCGTGCAGACGGCAGAGCTGGAGACCATCCAGGAAGAGGACTCCCTGATCATGAGCTCCAGCCTGGGCACGCAGTGA
- the AMPD2 gene encoding AMP deaminase 2 isoform X4: MASEIHGGLGPRSLQSAHSLPGTLHCLKHFPVDLRTSMDGKYKEIAEELFSRSLVESDMRSAPYEFPEDSPIEQLEERRQRLERQISQDVKLEPDILLRAKQDFLKIDSAADLQLYKEQNEDLVDHLPKERDVLLEREFQRVTISGEETCGVPFTDLLDAAKSVVKALFIREKYMGLSLQSFCKTTARFLEELSGKPLETRFYEEIPETPVAADAPVHPPFTDQHPYEACLPEAMPADLGFGLRMVSGVIHVYTKRDVVDRSTELDLPYPDLQEFIADMNVLMALIINGPIKSFCYRRLQYLSSKFQMHVLLNEMKELAAQKKVPHRDFYNIRKVDTHIHASSCMNQKHLLRFIKRTMKKHLDEIVHVEKGKEQTLKEVFETMNLTAYDLSVDTLDVHADRNTFHRFDKFNTKYNPIGESILREIFIKTDNQVSGKYFAHIIKEVMSDLEESKYQNAELRLSIYGRSRDEWDKLAKWAVSHKVHSNNVRWLVQVPRLFDVYRTKKQLANFQEMLENIFLPLFEATIHPASHPELHLFLEHVDGFDSVDDESKPEHRIFNQDSPLPGTWVEEDNPPYSYYLYYMYANMTVLNHLRRKRGFHTFVLRPHCGEAGPIHHLVSAFMLSENISHGLLLRKAPVLQYLYYLAQIGIAMSPLSNNSLFLSYHRNPLPEYLSRGLMVSLSTDDPLQFHFTKEPLMEEYSIATQVWKLSSCDMCELARNSVLMSGFSHKVKSYWLGPNYLKEGSEGNDIRRTNVPDIRVSYRFETLCQELTLITQAVQTAELETIQEEDSLIMSSSLGTQ, from the exons AGATCCATGGTGGGCTGGGGCCTCGATCACTGCAGTCTGCCCACTCTCTGCCAGGGACTCTGCATTGCCTGAAGCACTTCCCTGTTGACCTGCGCACCTCCATGGATGGCAAGTACAAGGAAATCGCTGAG GAGCTGTTCTCCCGCTCGCTGGTGGAGAGCGACATGCGTAGCGCCCCCTACGAGTTCCCCGAGGACAGCCCCATTGAGCAGTTGGAGGAGAGGCGCCAGCGGCTGGAGCGGCAGATCAGCCAGGACGTGAA ACTAGAACCCGACATTTTACTAAGAGCCAAACAGGACTTCTTGAAAATTGACAGTGCTGCTGACTTACA GCTATATAAGGAGCAGAACGAGGACCTGGTGGATCATCTCCCCAAGGAGAGGGATGTGCTGCTGGAGAGAGAGTTCCAGAGGGTCACCATCTCTGGGGAAGAGACATGTGGG GTGCCTTTCACAGACCTGCTAGATGCAGCCAAGAGCGTGGTGAAGGCACTGTTCATCCGGGAGAAGTACATGGGGCTCTCCCTGCAGAGCTTCTGCAAGACCACCGCCCGCTTCTTGGAGGAGCTCTCTGGGAAACCGCTGGAGACCCGGTTCTATGAGGAGATCCCAGAGACCCCCGTGGCTGCAG ATGCTCCTGTGCACCCCCCATTCACAGACCAGCACCCCTACGAGGCCTGCCTCCCTGAGGCCATGCCGGCCGACCTGGGCTTCGGCCTCAGGATGGTCAGCGGCGTGATCCACGTCTACACCAAGCGCGATGTCGTGgacag GAGCACAGAGCTGGACCTGCCGTACCCCGACCTGCAGGAGTTCATCGCCGACATGAATGTCTTGATGGCTCTGATCATCAATGGCCCCAT AAAATCCTTCTGCTACCGGCGGCTGCAGTACCTGAGCTCCAAGTTCCAGATGCACGTCCTACTCAACGAGATGAAGGAGCTGGCGGCTCAGAAGAAGGTCCCCCACCGGGACTTCTACAACATCCGCAAG gTGGACACGCACATCCACGCCTCATCCTGCATGAACCAGAAGCACCTGCTGCGCTTCATCAAGCGCACCATGAAGAAGCACCTGGACGAGATCGTGCACGTGGAGAAGGGCAAGGAGCAGACCCTGAAGGAGGTCTTCGAGACCATGAACCTCACGGCCTATGACCTCAGCGTGGATACACTGGATGTCCATGCG GACCGTAACACCTTCCACCGCTTTGACAAGTTCAACACCAAGTACAACCCCATCGGGGAGTCCATCCTGCGCGAGATCTTCATCAAGACGGACAACCAGGTCTCGGGAAAGTACTTCGCTCACATCATCAAG GAGGTGATGTCCGACCTGGAGGAGAGCAAGTATCAGAATGCGGAGCTGCGGCTCTCCATATACGGCCGGTCACGGGACGAGTGGGACAAGCTGGCCAAGTGGGCCGTGAGCCACAAGGTGCATTCCAACAACGTGCGCTGGCTGGTGCAGGTGCCACGCCTCTT cGATGTGTACCGCACCAAGAAGCAGCTGGCCAACTTTCAGGAGATGCTGGAGAATATTTTCCTGCCCCTCTTCGAAGCCACCatccatcctgccagccacccagaGCTACACCTCTTCCTGGAGCAC GTGGACGGCTTTGACAGCGTGGATGACGAATCCAAGCCAGAGCATCGCATCTTCAACCAGGACAGCCCCCTGCCCGGGACCTGGGTTGAAGAAGACAATCCGCCCTACTCGTACTACCTGTACTACATGTACGCCAACATGACGGTGCTGAACCACCTGCGCAG GAAGAGGGGCTTCCACACCTTTGTCCTGCGCCCTCACTGTGGGGAGGCGGGCCCAATCCACCACCTGGTGTCAGCCTTCATGCTGTCGGAGAACATCTCGCATGGGCTGCTGCTCCGCAAG GCGCCTGTGCTGCAGTACCTCTACTACCTAGCCCAGATTGGCATCGCCATGTCCCCGCTCAGCAACAACAGTCTCTTCCTGAGCTACCACCGCAACCCATTGCCCGAGTATCTGTCCCGCGGCCTGATGGTCTCGCTCTCCACTGATGACCCCCTGCAGTTCCACTTCACCAAG GAGCCCCTGATGGAGGAGTACAGCATCGCCACGCAGGTGTGGAAGCTCAGCTCCTGCGACATGTGCGAACTTGCTCGCAACAGCGTGCTCATGAGCGGCTTCTCCCACAAG GTGAAGAGCTACTGGCTGGGACCCAATTACCTGAAGGAAGGGTCTGAGGGGAACGACATCAGACGCACCAACGTGCCGGACATCCGGGTGAGCTACCGCTTTGAAACGCTGTGCCAGGAGCTGACGCTCATCACACAGGCCGTGCAGACGGCAGAGCTGGAGACCATCCAGGAAGAGGACTCCCTGATCATGAGCTCCAGCCTGGGCACGCAGTGA
- the AMPD2 gene encoding AMP deaminase 2 isoform X2: MSAGAAAPRGKHPFQKRGSLQAPAAAEIHGGLGPRSLQSAHSLPGTLHCLKHFPVDLRTSMDGKYKEIAEELFSRSLVESDMRSAPYEFPEDSPIEQLEERRQRLERQISQDVKLEPDILLRAKQDFLKIDSAADLQLYKEQNEDLVDHLPKERDVLLEREFQRVTISGEETCGVPFTDLLDAAKSVVKALFIREKYMGLSLQSFCKTTARFLEELSGKPLETRFYEEIPETPVAADAPVHPPFTDQHPYEACLPEAMPADLGFGLRMVSGVIHVYTKRDVVDRSTELDLPYPDLQEFIADMNVLMALIINGPIKSFCYRRLQYLSSKFQMHVLLNEMKELAAQKKVPHRDFYNIRKVDTHIHASSCMNQKHLLRFIKRTMKKHLDEIVHVEKGKEQTLKEVFETMNLTAYDLSVDTLDVHADRNTFHRFDKFNTKYNPIGESILREIFIKTDNQVSGKYFAHIIKEVMSDLEESKYQNAELRLSIYGRSRDEWDKLAKWAVSHKVHSNNVRWLVQVPRLFDVYRTKKQLANFQEMLENIFLPLFEATIHPASHPELHLFLEHVDGFDSVDDESKPEHRIFNQDSPLPGTWVEEDNPPYSYYLYYMYANMTVLNHLRRKRGFHTFVLRPHCGEAGPIHHLVSAFMLSENISHGLLLRKAPVLQYLYYLAQIGIAMSPLSNNSLFLSYHRNPLPEYLSRGLMVSLSTDDPLQFHFTKEPLMEEYSIATQVWKLSSCDMCELARNSVLMSGFSHKVKSYWLGPNYLKEGSEGNDIRRTNVPDIRVSYRFETLCQELTLITQAVQTAELETIQEEDSLIMSSSLGTQ, encoded by the exons AGATCCATGGTGGGCTGGGGCCTCGATCACTGCAGTCTGCCCACTCTCTGCCAGGGACTCTGCATTGCCTGAAGCACTTCCCTGTTGACCTGCGCACCTCCATGGATGGCAAGTACAAGGAAATCGCTGAG GAGCTGTTCTCCCGCTCGCTGGTGGAGAGCGACATGCGTAGCGCCCCCTACGAGTTCCCCGAGGACAGCCCCATTGAGCAGTTGGAGGAGAGGCGCCAGCGGCTGGAGCGGCAGATCAGCCAGGACGTGAA ACTAGAACCCGACATTTTACTAAGAGCCAAACAGGACTTCTTGAAAATTGACAGTGCTGCTGACTTACA GCTATATAAGGAGCAGAACGAGGACCTGGTGGATCATCTCCCCAAGGAGAGGGATGTGCTGCTGGAGAGAGAGTTCCAGAGGGTCACCATCTCTGGGGAAGAGACATGTGGG GTGCCTTTCACAGACCTGCTAGATGCAGCCAAGAGCGTGGTGAAGGCACTGTTCATCCGGGAGAAGTACATGGGGCTCTCCCTGCAGAGCTTCTGCAAGACCACCGCCCGCTTCTTGGAGGAGCTCTCTGGGAAACCGCTGGAGACCCGGTTCTATGAGGAGATCCCAGAGACCCCCGTGGCTGCAG ATGCTCCTGTGCACCCCCCATTCACAGACCAGCACCCCTACGAGGCCTGCCTCCCTGAGGCCATGCCGGCCGACCTGGGCTTCGGCCTCAGGATGGTCAGCGGCGTGATCCACGTCTACACCAAGCGCGATGTCGTGgacag GAGCACAGAGCTGGACCTGCCGTACCCCGACCTGCAGGAGTTCATCGCCGACATGAATGTCTTGATGGCTCTGATCATCAATGGCCCCAT AAAATCCTTCTGCTACCGGCGGCTGCAGTACCTGAGCTCCAAGTTCCAGATGCACGTCCTACTCAACGAGATGAAGGAGCTGGCGGCTCAGAAGAAGGTCCCCCACCGGGACTTCTACAACATCCGCAAG gTGGACACGCACATCCACGCCTCATCCTGCATGAACCAGAAGCACCTGCTGCGCTTCATCAAGCGCACCATGAAGAAGCACCTGGACGAGATCGTGCACGTGGAGAAGGGCAAGGAGCAGACCCTGAAGGAGGTCTTCGAGACCATGAACCTCACGGCCTATGACCTCAGCGTGGATACACTGGATGTCCATGCG GACCGTAACACCTTCCACCGCTTTGACAAGTTCAACACCAAGTACAACCCCATCGGGGAGTCCATCCTGCGCGAGATCTTCATCAAGACGGACAACCAGGTCTCGGGAAAGTACTTCGCTCACATCATCAAG GAGGTGATGTCCGACCTGGAGGAGAGCAAGTATCAGAATGCGGAGCTGCGGCTCTCCATATACGGCCGGTCACGGGACGAGTGGGACAAGCTGGCCAAGTGGGCCGTGAGCCACAAGGTGCATTCCAACAACGTGCGCTGGCTGGTGCAGGTGCCACGCCTCTT cGATGTGTACCGCACCAAGAAGCAGCTGGCCAACTTTCAGGAGATGCTGGAGAATATTTTCCTGCCCCTCTTCGAAGCCACCatccatcctgccagccacccagaGCTACACCTCTTCCTGGAGCAC GTGGACGGCTTTGACAGCGTGGATGACGAATCCAAGCCAGAGCATCGCATCTTCAACCAGGACAGCCCCCTGCCCGGGACCTGGGTTGAAGAAGACAATCCGCCCTACTCGTACTACCTGTACTACATGTACGCCAACATGACGGTGCTGAACCACCTGCGCAG GAAGAGGGGCTTCCACACCTTTGTCCTGCGCCCTCACTGTGGGGAGGCGGGCCCAATCCACCACCTGGTGTCAGCCTTCATGCTGTCGGAGAACATCTCGCATGGGCTGCTGCTCCGCAAG GCGCCTGTGCTGCAGTACCTCTACTACCTAGCCCAGATTGGCATCGCCATGTCCCCGCTCAGCAACAACAGTCTCTTCCTGAGCTACCACCGCAACCCATTGCCCGAGTATCTGTCCCGCGGCCTGATGGTCTCGCTCTCCACTGATGACCCCCTGCAGTTCCACTTCACCAAG GAGCCCCTGATGGAGGAGTACAGCATCGCCACGCAGGTGTGGAAGCTCAGCTCCTGCGACATGTGCGAACTTGCTCGCAACAGCGTGCTCATGAGCGGCTTCTCCCACAAG GTGAAGAGCTACTGGCTGGGACCCAATTACCTGAAGGAAGGGTCTGAGGGGAACGACATCAGACGCACCAACGTGCCGGACATCCGGGTGAGCTACCGCTTTGAAACGCTGTGCCAGGAGCTGACGCTCATCACACAGGCCGTGCAGACGGCAGAGCTGGAGACCATCCAGGAAGAGGACTCCCTGATCATGAGCTCCAGCCTGGGCACGCAGTGA